Within the Candidatus Zixiibacteriota bacterium genome, the region AAACACTCAATTGTATACGGATTTCGTCATTTCATATTCGACACTGGAGCATCTTGGCGAGAACGTGAGTTCGTGGAGCGAGTTCAACGGCTACGACGGTGGAGATTATGTCTATCTTCTGATGCGGGACCAAGCCTCTCCACAGACAATGCTGGGCAAGATACCCGCTGTCGTTGAAAGACACCTGACCGCCGAGGAAGCAACGAAGTTCAAGTTTCGCACCAAATCTTTCGGTGATATCTATTTCGAGACCTTCTACTCCGGCAACCGTGGCGAACTCACACCCGGTGGCGAATGGGATGTGCTTATCGGATTCGGCATGGTCGCCTTGTTCATTCTCTTTCAGGCGATTGCCAACTTCATCAACCTCTCCACCGCCCAATCGGCCGATCGCATGAAAGAGGTTGGTGTGCGTAAGGTTCTCGGCGCCGACCGGCCGAGTCTCATCAAGCAATACCTGGGTGAGTCGGTGACTATCGCGGTGGTATCGGCGGCCATCGGCGTCCTGCTGTTCGAGGCGGGCAAGGCGCTACTTGCCGATCGGTTGCCGCGTGAGATGCTGGTTGGTGTCTACGAGCATCCGTTGATGCTGGTCACACTGGCCGGCCTCGTACTGCTGGTGGGAATACTGGGAGGATTCTACCCAGCCCTGTTTCTTTCGAGATACCGGCCAATCGAGGTTCTCCAGAGCAAAGTCGGGATGAAGTCAACGCGCTCGGTGTTGCGCAAGGGGTTGGTCGTTTTCCAGTTTGCCGTCGCCGCTCTAATGATCTTCTGCACCACTGTTATCATGCGACAAACCGACTACATCTCCTCAATCGAACTTGGATATGATCCCACCAACATGGTTATAGTCGACTTTGAAGACTCACCGGAAGCAGCCGACAGTTGCCGAATTCTGAAGGACGAGCTCCTTTCCACCGGACAAGTTCTCGCCACCGCGGCCGTGAACGCTCCACCGGGACGGGAAACATACCGTTACGGAGCGTTTTATCATACCGAGGAACGTGACGACGAGAAGCGATTGGTGGCCAAGACGTACTACATCGACGATGACTTCCTGACAACTTTCGGTTTGACTATAGTAGACGGAACCAGCTTTGGTGACAATCTAAACGTTGATGCGTCGACGGCTGTTATCATCTCTGAGTCGGCTGCCAAGGAACTTGAACGAGAACATCCGGTCGGCACGCTTGTCTATGGCGGAGAAGACAGATTCTATGAGATCATCGGCGTAGTCGAAGATTTTCATGGCGCCTTCCACTACGGTTACCGACCTACTGTTGCCCTGTTGTGGCGGCCTGAGAAAACGGCCAGTCTTTGCGTCAAGCTTCCGACCGGCGATTTCAC harbors:
- a CDS encoding ABC transporter permease; this encodes MFAHYFRAAARSLARKKFYTFVNVFSLAFGSALCLAVMGHFSHELAFDRFHSNLERIHRLECDYESGEESFSSAQVMAPLGRAMVQEIPEVENAAVFRMMRLTSVKVGDERARIVDENRGAAYIHHPEVLFTDGSFFDVFTLPIYRGDTRSALVQPNSVLITRRAVDEYFANEDPIGQSVQFNDEFECTVTGVLEDIPQNTQLYTDFVISYSTLEHLGENVSSWSEFNGYDGGDYVYLLMRDQASPQTMLGKIPAVVERHLTAEEATKFKFRTKSFGDIYFETFYSGNRGELTPGGEWDVLIGFGMVALFILFQAIANFINLSTAQSADRMKEVGVRKVLGADRPSLIKQYLGESVTIAVVSAAIGVLLFEAGKALLADRLPREMLVGVYEHPLMLVTLAGLVLLVGILGGFYPALFLSRYRPIEVLQSKVGMKSTRSVLRKGLVVFQFAVAALMIFCTTVIMRQTDYISSIELGYDPTNMVIVDFEDSPEAADSCRILKDELLSTGQVLATAAVNAPPGRETYRYGAFYHTEERDDEKRLVAKTYYIDDDFLTTFGLTIVDGTSFGDNLNVDASTAVIISESAAKELEREHPVGTLVYGGEDRFYEIIGVVEDFHGAFHYGYRPTVALLWRPEKTASLCVKLPTGDFTGGMAAIRQTHASLFPDADFRSIFLDDEIDKNYAEGRSQTKMFGTFSILAIAIACLGIFGLVSYTAQQRTKEIGIRKVLGASVTNIVALLTKEFILLLVIANVVAAPLGYMLMTDMLSYEPYRIDLGFGLFAFTALVGLTFAMLTAGLRSIQAATANPVDSMRDE